The Oncorhynchus masou masou isolate Uvic2021 chromosome 6, UVic_Omas_1.1, whole genome shotgun sequence genome has a window encoding:
- the LOC135542750 gene encoding sodium/potassium-transporting ATPase subunit alpha-1, with the protein MGRGEGREQYELAATSEQGGKKKNAKAMKKERDMDELKKEVDLDDHKLTLDELNRKYGTDLSRGLSSAKAAENLARDGPNSLTPPPTTPEWVKFCKQMFGGFSMLLWTGALLCFLAYGIQAAMEDEPANDNLYLGVVLSAVVIVTGCFSYYQEAKSSKIMDSFKNLVPQQALVVRDGEKMNINAQQVVVGDLVEVKGGDRIPADLRIISASGCKVDNSSLTGESEPQTRTPDYSNDNPLETRNIAFFSTNCVEGTARGIVINTGDRTVMGRIATLASGLEVGRTPISIEIEHFIHIITGVAVFLGMSFFVLSLILGYSWLEAVIFLIGIIVANVPEGLLATVTVCLTLTAKRMAKKNCLVKNLEAVETLGSTSTICSDKTGTLTQNRMTVAHMWFDNQIHEADTTENQSGTSFDRSSATWAALARVAGLCNRAVFLAEQSGIPILKRDVAGDASESALLKCIELCCGSVQGMRDQYTKVAEIPFNSTNKYQLSVHLNKNEGESKHLLVMKGAPERILDRCSTILIQGKEQPLDDEMKDSFQNAYMELGGLGERVLGFCHFQLPDDQFAEGFQFDCEEVNFPTENLCFVGLMSMIDPPRAAVPDAVGKCRSAGIKVIMVTGDHPITAKAIAKGVGIISEGNETVEDIAARLNIPVNEVDPRDAKACVVHGGDLKDLSAEQLDDILKYHTEIVFARTSPQQKLIIVEGCQRQGAIVAVTGDGVNDSPALKKADIGVAMGISGSDVSKQAADMILLDDNFASIVTGVEEGRLIFDNLKKSIAYTLTSNIPEITPFLFFIIANIPLPLGTVTILCIDLGTDMVPAISLAYEAAESDIMKRQPRNSKTDKLVNERLISIAYGQIGMIQALAGFFTYFVILAENGFLPSRLLGIRVDWDNKFCNDLEDSYGQQWTYEQRKIVEFTCHTAFFASIVVVQWADLIICKTRRNSVFQQGMRNKILIFGLFEETALAAFLSYCPGMGIALRMYPLKPSWWFCAFPYSLLIFIYDEIRKLIIRRSPGGWVERETYY; encoded by the exons GAAGGACGGGAACAGTATGAGCTGGCGGCGACCTCTGAGCAGGGAGGCAAGAAGAAGAATGCCAAGGCCatgaagaaggagagggacatGGATGAGTTGAAAAAGGAAGTTGATCTG GATGACCATAAACTGACCCTGGATGAGCTCAACCGCAAATACGGCACCGACCTTAGTAGG GGGTTATCCAGTGCTAAGGCTGCTGAGAACCTTGCCCGTGATGGCCCAAATtccctgacccctcctcccactaCCCCTGAGTGGGTGAAGTTCTGCAAGCAGATGTTTGGCGGGTTCTCCATGCTGCTGTGGACTGGCGCTCTCCTCTGCTTCCTGGCCTACGGAATCCAGGCAGCCATGGAGGATGAGCCGGCCAATGATAAC TTGTACCTGGGTGTTGTACTCTCTGCTGTTGTCATTGTTACTGGCTGTTTCTCCTACTACCAAGAGGCCAAGAGCTCAAAGATCATGGACTCCTTCAAGAACCTGGTCCCACAG CAAGCCCTGGTTGTCCGTGATGGTGAGAAGATGAACATCAACGCTCAACAAGTGGTGGTTGGAGATCTGGTGGAGGTGAAAGGTGGGGATAGGATTCCTGCCGATTTGAGAATCATCTCCGCCAGCGGTTGCAAA GTGGACAACTCCTCCCTCACTGGTGAATCTGAGCCCCAGACCCGTACTCCGGACTACTCCAATGACAACCCCCTGGAGACGAGGAACATTGCCTTCTTCTCTACCAACTGTGTTGAAG GAACTGCCAGAGGTATTGTCATCAACACTGGTGACCGCACTGTTATGGGTCGTATTGCTACCCTCGCCTCTGGCCTGGAAGTCGGCCGTACCCCAATCTCTATTGAAATTGAGCACTTCATCCACATCATCACCGGTGTGGCCGTCTTCCTGGGCATGTCTTTCTTTGTCCTGTCCCTCATCCTCGGATACTCATGGCTGGAAGCTGTCATCTTCCTCATCGGAATCATTGTCGCTAACGTGCCTGAGGGCCTCCTGGCCACTGTAACT GTGTGTTTAACTCTGACTGCCAAGCGTATGGCCAAGAAGAACTGCCTGGTGAAGAATCTCGAAGCTGTTGAGACCTTGGGCTCCACTTCCACCATTTGCTCTGACAAGACCGGAACCCTGACTCAGAACAGAATGACCGTTGCTCACATGTGGTTCGACAACCAGATCCATGAGGCTGACACCACAGAGAACCAGAGTGGTACCTCCTTCGACAGGAGCTCTGCCACCTGGGCTGCCCTGGCTAGAGTCGCTGGCCTGTGTAACCGCGCCGTCTTCCTGGCAGAACAGAGCGGTATTCCTATCCTTAAA AGAGATGTGGCTGGTGACGCCTCAGAGTCTGCCCTGCTGAAGTGTATTGAGCTGTGCTGTGGGTCTGTTCAAGGCATGAGAGACCAGTACACCAAGGTTGCTGAAATCCCATTCAACTCCACCAACAAATACCAG CTCTCCGTTCACCTAAACAAGAATGAGGGTGAGTCCAAGCATCTGCTGGTGATGAAGGGAGCCCCTGAGAGGATCCTGGACCGCTGCTCCACCATTTTGATCCAGGGCAAAGAACAGCCTCTGGATGACGAGATGAAGGACTCTTTCCAGAACGCCTACATGGAACTGGGTGGTCTGGGAGAGCGAGTGCTGG GGTTCTGTCATTTCCAGCTCCCTGATGACCAGTTCGCTGAGGGCTTCCAGTTTGATTGTGAAGAGGTGAACTTCCCAACTGAGAATCTGTGCTTCGTTGGCCTAATGTCCATGATTGACCCTCCCCGTGCTGCTGTGCCTGACGCTGTGGGCAAGTGCAGGAGTGCTGGAATCAAG GTTATCATGGTCACTGGTGATCATCCCATCACTGCTAAGGCCATTGCCAAGGGTGTGGGAATCATATCTGAAGGAAACGAGACTGTTGAGGACATCGCTGCTCGTCTGAACATTCCAGTTAATGAAGTTGACCCTAG GGATGCCAAGGCCTGTGTGGTCCATGGCGGTGACCTCAAGGACCTGAGCGCTGAACAGTTGGACGACATCCTGAAATATCACACTGAGATTGTGTTTGCCAGAACCTCTCCTCAGCAGAAGCTGATTATCGTGGAGGGCTGCCAGCGCCAG GGTGCTATTGTAGCTGTGACAGGTGATGGTGTGAACGATTCTCCTGCTCTGAAGAAGGCTGACATCGGTGTTGCTATGGGGATCTCTGGATCTGACGTCTCCAAGCAGGCTGCAGACATGATCCTCCTGGATGACAACTTTGCCTCCATCGTGACTGGTGTTGAAGAAG GCCGTCTGATCTTTGACAACTTGAAGAAGTCCATCGCCTACACCCTGACAAGTAACATTCCAGAAATCACACCCTTCCTCTTCTTCATCATCGCCAACATTCCACTGCCCCTAGGTACCGTCACCATCCTCTGTATCGACTTGGGAACTGACATG GTCCCCGCCATCTCCCTGGCCTACGAAGCTGCTGAGAGTGACATCATGAAGAGACAGCCCAGAAACTCCAAAACAGACAAACTGGTGAATGAAAGACTTATCAGCATAGCCTACGGTCAAATCG gTATGATCCAGGCTTTGGCTGGGTTCTTCACATACTTTGTGATCCTTGCTGAGAACGGGTTCTTACCCTCCAGACTGCTAGGTATTCGTGTGGACTGGGACAACAAATTTTGCAACGACCTGGAGGATAGCTATGGCCAGCAGTGG ACTTATGAACAGAGAAAGATTGTGGAGTTCACCTGCCACACAGCATTCTTCGCCAGTATCGTGGTTGTACAGTGGGCTGATTTGATCATCTGTAAGACCAGGAGGAACTCAGTCTTCCAACAAGGAATGAG GAACAAGATTCTCATCTTCGGCCTGTTTGAGGAGACTGCCCTGGCCGCCTTCTTGTCCTACTGTCCTGGGATGGGCATCGCCCTCAGAATGTACCCACTCAA ACCCAGCTGGTGGTTCTGCGCCTTCCCATactctctcctcatctttatTTATGATGAAATCCGAAAACTGATCATCCGACGCAGCCCAGGAG GTTGGGTGGAGAGGGAGACGTACTACTAG